The Eleginops maclovinus isolate JMC-PN-2008 ecotype Puerto Natales chromosome 18, JC_Emac_rtc_rv5, whole genome shotgun sequence genome segment aagtactcagatcctttacttaagtgaaagtagaaatacACTGGTCATAAAATACCCCATGACAAGTAAACGTGTTGTATGTGttggtaaagtagaagtacacaagAATTAGCAGAATCAATATTGAAAGTATTTGTGAAGGGTTAGTTTTACAGTATTAATGAAGGATATTATGATACACAGTTGTAATGACTCACAAGTACATTTGAGAGCATactattgtaaatgtattgtaatattatGTGTATTGTACTATCTACATgttagaagtagaagtactatcAGCAACATTGACTAAAAGTATCAAAATAAGTAGTTACGATGCAAAATGGTTGTTTTTAGACAGTTATATTGttgtaaaataatatgataTCCAGTTTTGAAAGTAACTGCTTACATTTGGGGCTCTGGTTGTCACACCGGTACCGTTACTAGCTTAGTGACGACGTTAGCGCTCTGTCAGTTACCGTTCAGTTAGCTTAAAGTGAGTGACAGCAGCCgcttcaaaaaaataaacacaagctCAATGTCACTTtccacaaataaacacaaaagcagtAATAGTACATGACTATAGGCGAACAGTACTATCATAACACATACAAAGCTACATCTATCAAACTGCCTGTGTAGCATGCTAGCTCGTTGGTTCTATAAACAGTAGTTGTTAGcagcattagcatgttagcagcacGTCCTAGGCTAAGTTAGCGGGGCTATGCTAAAAACCCACGCGGTGCTTGGAGGCTCTTGCATGGGGGGCTCCACCGTGAGAAGAAGTCAGTGGTTAATTGAATGTACAAAACCTGTGTTTTTAACATAATTAAGACAACCTGTCCTACAGCTATGAGCAACATGTTAATGTAACACTGCAACAGGCATACAGTAGCGGACCTGGTGGTAAATGCTCTCTTAACTTTCCCCCCGAggtacaaaacacacacaggccagATTTAACACCAGCAACCCGGGGTCCTACCACTAAGTCACCAAGGCTACTCAGTTCTCTGTCCCCGATGCACTGACCTTGCTGTCTCCGTTGACCAGAGCCATGGAGGACCGCCGTGTTGTGGAAGGAGTTCTCCCCTTCGCTGTGTcccggagagagagagagagagagagagagagagagagagagggagcttATGGTTAGCTCCTGGCTCAGCACGCCGACTACTGTTTCCAAAGCAGACTGGGGTTGTTGTTGGGGTTGGAGATGGACTGTCACAGGCACTCCTCCTCTCTGGCTGGGAATAACTTTCTCAGTGGGAACAgactaaataaatgtgtctgtgtgtctgttatgGGTGGAGCGCAAAGTTAAAgccacaaaatgaaaatgagggAGAGTGTGGCTCCAAGAGGGCTGGACTTAGACACAGACTAGTGGAATTTAACTGATCATGTTAAAAATATGGATAGTGGGTGGTAATGTTTTATGACCactggtggaaagtaactaagtacatttactcaagttctgtacttaattacacatttgagttttaattgtatggtactttatacttctaatACTTCATATTGAAAGCACATGTTGTACACTTATTTAGTAGTTACTCTATAAATTAGGATTTTGACACAATACTATTtgcttaaaaatatgtttttagtacttttacttctaatACTTGTAAGTACATTTTCCTAATCATACTTGaatactttaacttaagtactATTCTCAATgcagtagttttttttaaattgagttcTAGTTCTACTAAATCAGTAGCCTACTTTATCCTATGAATTTAATATTTGCATAAAAGAgtcttgcttttttatttacaacattaCACCCAGCTTAATAAAACAAGTGGTATTAAAGGGATAGTTACCTCTTATAGCTGAAATATTTTACTTATCTCACTTTGTTCATATGTGTAAATATCACCCCCCCATAGTAACTGCACAAGTCCTGTTGATATCTAATCGACACACACTCAGAGCCTTATGTCGGGCAGGGACAACATGTATGTGAGAGGACCACCCTGTACTTTAACACATCTTCTACAGCATAACTTCCAGTAttgtttctcttcttcctttttcagATGCAGTAAATGACCACATAACTCACCTTCAGGATCATTGTTCATGTGGCTTTGGTGTGCGCCTCTGATGTGCTGTATTTCTTTTCTAGGCTGATAGCAATGTAGATGCAGTATCCCCTTTTCATTCACATGAAGATTACACACTCAGAAGGAATGTcacagcaaaaacacaacagacagatgTCAAAGTCCACTCTGTTCACAGCGTGTAGTTTTTAGGTATCACTAACAGTACATTTTCTTTCCAgtatactttttttgttaaacgTACAGTGTctttaagaggccctattctgccaCCTCCATAGAAGTCCTCTGTTTACTttctgaacatagtgacatcactgtgacaCTTGTTTggttggctagcactccaacacatagcatgtgataggctaaggggagggacatgtggaaatggttgaccaatcacaacagatccggGTTGCTGCCAATCAGAGtcggctctggtttcagacagtgtGAAAAGAGTTGCTACAGCACAGTATGCGAAaaattgaacattaaagcatggagacatgtcacagtagaggcacaaaatacaaatatgaacccgaacatgagcagaatatgttttctataaaaaaaaaaggtagtttTAAAAAGGAGTAAGGCAGTTTTTCAACCTTAATGGCAAACATAACCTGGGGGAAATCTGTTTTAAGTTGAAAAGACCTTTTAGACTAGTCACACACAGGTCGGACTTATTACATTATAATGCTGGCATATAATTTGGATGATTGCTTGAACAAAGCCCTCATTGATGTTGTTAGTTCTACCTGCTATGACAAATTTAAAAGTCTGCTGTGAATAAAGTCCACCGATCTATCACAGGATTTTGCTTTTACTATTGCATTTTCATAATTTGTTTTACAATTAATCAGATTTCAAGAAAACAACTGAGACATAATAAATATGGAcccaaaaacaaatacatatttggCTCAGTTGgtaaaaataagttaaacaaACGAAAAACTTAAACATGGATGGGATGGATGATTGCTGGAATGGTTCTCTTTCAGTGGGTGACTATAAGTGCAATATTATACTCTATTCGGATATTGAGAGACATTTAGGCGTAAAGTATTGCAATTTTAGGACAATTGTAGGTAGATTGTCACTCTATCAAATGGTTGAAACGGTAGTTTTAGAGAGCTCCTGTGATCACATGCTGTTCCACATAATTATTCCTATGTGTTGTCACATGCCATCTGTGTGGATAAGCAGCTCCATGTGCACTCACACAAGGCAGAACGTGCCGTTATTCATTACATCAAACCCAAATTTGGTTTAACGGGTGCATCATGAACATACAAAGGGTTTGAATGTGGAGTCTATTCAGGAACTGCACGAGGCCCAAAATCATTTTTGATCCTCTCTTAATTTGATTTCTACTGTTCTTTTATTATACGTCTACTTCATAACACCTCAGATGGGAATGTGTTTGCTCATAGTGACTCATCATTTCATTTGGAATGACCCTCGATGGAAATAGACATGTACTGATTATTACGAGACATTACCATGAGATGAAAAACTTCCAACatataaacaacacattgaCTAGAGGTATCATCACATTAAATTTCACTTCTTAGACGCCTgtatccaaagcgacttacataaACTCATTACTGTGGTGAATCCCCACAGGAGGaaatttggggtgaagtgtcttgcccaggaGCAAAACGATATGCTGACTGCAGTGTGGATTGAACCACTGACCCCCGGAATCGAAGATCAACACTTTTGcccactttaaaatatttaaacctGTTATTTCTGATAGAGAAATCAATAGATAAAGGTTTTTTGTCATGTCTGTCAAATTGACATATTTAGCCGGCAAACGTTTTCATTTTGGGACAAATGTGACTtctttaattctttattttattgtatgtttttattccatttattattattttataaatgttactttataatggagcaactgtcacaaaacccaatcACCCACTGAACAAATACAGTATTctgatttttattattcttattttcagTCTGATCTGATTATGATAGTagaataaattgaaaaaattgaaaatgaattaattaataaatgaaaaataaaatatatctaaaagtaaaataaaaaatgaataaataaataaactgtataactTTAACATTGGAACAATATTTAACTGTACATAACAATAAGTGTGCTTTACTTAATTTAACGATCTTCTCCTCTGTACAGAGTATTAGCACAGAAGCGGAACTCTCTTCACGTGCGCTTTGACACGTCAGCTGTAGGTGCCGGACACGTTTAGTCGTCGCACGCGCCGCGCTTCCTGGTTCCTCGGTGTTGATATTCGCCGATGTAAATTGTTCAAAGTCAAACGGTAGTaattttcttgtgttttctcGCCTTTATTAAGATGCCACCTGTTTGGGATACAATAACTAAGGAATAAAATCCACGTCCGGTTGATTTTACCTGTAATCCAGCCGCTTGTGTTCAGTGTTTGTGATTTAGCATGCTGTCATCACCAGGTATGCATGGATTCATGTTTAAACTCATTTTCCACCTGCTAGCATGTCCTTTCTGTGTCTCCTAAATTGCTCTTATCGATGTAATggagaatatttatttttctagtTCTGCTTATTTAATTGCAtgctttcatttaattttattcTATACCGTTACACCTGCGAGTTATAACAGCCGTTAACACATTACATGATTAACATAATTATTGTTCATCTAAGTTCTCTCTGAGGAGGACAGTAAGCCAGGCAATGAGTGTGGAAACATTGCAATACATAAGGATTTATTTCATAATGTGGTCAGTCCATTTGTCTTTTACTCTTGtgctataataataataataataataataataataataataataataatacattgtattaAATAGCTTCTAGTATACATGTAGTTCTGTTCAAATTGCTTAATTGAATAGACAAGGAAATAAATAGATACAGCGGTAAAAGAACAAGCACCTTAAGGAATAACAGGAAAAGAGGCAACAGATCGGAAGAAAAGGTCTGCTAAGAATTATAAAACAAGACAACCAAAGACTGAAACAATGTGAGTGTAAGAAAGATAAACAGGGAAGAgagattgtttaaaaaatgttcaaaaagccttttttctttcaccCTTTGGTAGGGATTTCCATAGTTTAGTAACTAagtaataaagaaaacattctcCTGAATCCTAAACTGCACTACTGAACTCAGTAAATACAAAGCTATAGTTGTAATAATGAGCTGTATTTAAATTGAGAACTATCCTGGATCTGTTGTGAGTCCCTGGCAGTGTTTCCTTTCACCTTGATAATCACTAAGTAATAAATGATTGTTCTTTCGTCCTGCCATGTGCATTGCGCTTACgcagtatatagtatataagTCTGCTGGTCATCATTCCAGAAACTCACATGTCCAGTTTTCCAAAGTTTTTGTGCAACTTTGTGTTTACTCGAAGGTAGGACTTTGTAGCTTAATGCATGTTTCCACTCGTCCAGTTGTTTTCACACGTTTGCTGGCATTACACAAACCTGTGTACTCAACACTGTATTGTATTTCGTTCCACTTGTGTTTTGTATAATTGCTTGTCTGTCTGTGAGGTTGTGTATTTTTGTCATGATgactatgcaaaaaaaaagttgaatctGAAAGGGATTCAAAGGTGGATTCATTCAAGCTTTAAAATATGCAGTGAACTATCATTCAGTTAAATGTTTgagtaaccctaaccctttattatttttatttatttagcgtCTTTGAGTACTGGGAAAGCACTTTATTAGTATTGGCATCATTATAATTatctttcctctgcagatttCCTGAGGGCACAGCGGGTTTGATGCCCACTGCTCCAACATGGAGCACTCCAATTTTATGACACACAAGAATGGGCGTCAGAGGAAGGCGGCCGGTGTCGCCCCCTCATCTGTAAGCATGACGGACATGGACAGGGTAGAGATGAGCTCCCCTGAACCGGAGCTAGAAGGGGAAACAGAGGGTCTCATAAGATGGTCGGACACTGAGAACAGGAGGCCCACAGTCCAGCCTGGGGTCCGTGGCGAGTTGGGGAACGTTATGCTTCTTCTGTTCCTGTACGTACTGCAGGGGATTCCTCTGGGACTGGCGGGGAGCATCCCTCTCATTTTACAGAGTAAGAGCGTCAGCTACAAGGACCAGGCCTTCTTCAGCTTTGTCTTCTGGCCATTTAGTCTCAAGCTTCTCTGGGCGCCACTGGTGGACGCGCTCTACTTCAGCAGGTTTGGTAGAAGGTAAGAATGACTTGTTCAAGCTGGTGTTTTTAATTCTTTTGAATTTGCTGCCCCTCTTTCGTACACCGTGTatgtttttccatctttttctgCAGAAAGTCGTGGCTGGTGCCCACACAGTACCTGCTGGGCCTCTTCATGATCTACCTTTCTATGACAGTCAATTCCCTGCTGCAGAGTGAGGGAGGACCAAAAGTGCTAACACTCACCGCAGTCTTCTTCATGCTTGCCTTCCTGGCAGCCACACAGGTAGGAAATCACAAATACTGCAACACAGTCCTATATtctggaaaataaatgcataagcaaGCATTGATCATTTCTCTTTGACTCCATTGCCTTTACCCTCTCAGGACATCGCTGTGGACGGCTGGGCCCTGACCATGTTGTCCCGAGAGAATGTGGGCTATGCTTCTACATGCAACTCTGTGGGCCAGACAGCTGGATACTTCTTAGGGAATGTGCTCTTTCTGGCTCTGGAGTCTGCAGACTTCTGCAACAAATACCTCAGAGCAGAGCCCAAGGACACAGGCATCGTCACCTTGTCAGGTATCAGATAACCCTGACATAAACTAACCCGAAACAAATTCACCTTTTGACACTTGCATTGGAATTTGTGTGGAATGAAGTGTCTAATGTTGTCTGTTCTTCTGCTGCAGACTTCTTGTTTTTCTGGGGGATTGTGTTCCTGGTTTCCACCACGTTGGTAGCCATCATGAAAAGGGAAAACGGGCAGGACAGAGGGACAAGGAAAGTCCAAGAGAAGACACAGGGCGTCATGGAAACCTACAAGCTGCTGTTCTCCATCATCAAGATGCCCACCGTCTTCACCTTTTGTGCCTTGCTTCTCACTGCCAAAGTACTTCAACATGACCTGTTTTATCTTTGAAATATGACTTTGAAAGTGTTGCATGTTCCTACCATGAGCATGTGTTGTGAATTACAGATTTCTCtatgtgtgtttcagatggGCTTCTCTGCAGCAGACGCGGTCACAGGTCTGAAGCTGGTGGAGGCTGGAGTCCCTAAGGAGCAGCTGGCACTGCTGGCAGTGCCCATGGTGCCTCTGCAGATCCTGCTTCCTGTGATCATCAGTAAATACACAGCGGGGCCCAGACCCCTGGATGTCTTCTACAAGGCCTTCCCATTCAGGTATGTGAACACACAGGCATACTGAAAAAGAgggtttctgtctgtttccttggTATTTGTCCTtattgatgttgcaaatggagctgctgtgatgcaagaaaaaaGTCAGACTTGATCcgatttttttgtttcatatcGTATCGCTTTGTGCTTGCAGGTTGCTCATAGGACTGTGGTACGCTATGCTGGTATGGTTAACCCCCAGTTTCAAACAAGACGGAGGGTTCCCTGTTTACTACTATGCCATAGTGCTGCTCAGCTATGCTTTGCAtcaggtttgtttttctcttgctttttcagtatgttgtttttctgcattattCTACGATTGTCAGCAACACTTACACAGTGACAGACAGCTTCTTAAAAAACGATTCAGGACCCTCTGCACATTTCTACTTTGGTTAACATTATATTAGGGTGGACAGGTGTTCATTTTGTGCAGGAATGCACAGCAAATTGAAATTCCCTGCATCTGATTGACGGTGACCCTTGTAAACTTGTAAGTAGTGCCGGTTTGGTTTGCTTCAGTGAACACAGATAAGTTGACACAGTTTGAGAGTTGATGAGAAGAAGCATAACGTTGTTTAATACTGTggatgcaaacaaacaaactatcCCATAGGAACTGTGAAACTTGAGCTTCcttttaaatccatttaaaccaaatatatttaagtCCTTTTCGTGCATAGTGTGTGCTCCAAATCAACCTATAGTTAAGCATTCTTATTCATTTCTATAAGTCAATGATTTCAATAAAAACTTGtattttttgtggttttatagACAAATACAAATCTAAACAGTTCCAGATTTTATACTTTCagattcagaaatgttttttttttattcaggtctttttttaactttcaaatcctattttttttgtACATAGTTTGTGATTTAAATTTGAAAGAAATCGTGCCGAACTAATGCCATTCTCACCGGCCTGAATGCTAGGTTAAgatgttttcattgcattttaaacaattgtattttattttattatatgtgtAACTCCTTTGTTAAACCATGTGCTGCTATGAGGTCTTGGTTCCTGATTTGGGGGTTAAACAAAGTACATCTAATCTTATTCACTCAACATTTtgcattgtcattgtgagctTGTGAGTTTACACTTTCTCATAATTTGAAAGTTAATGTTTAAAAGGCCTTTTCTTGttccatttcctgtcttttccagcagatgtcactgtgttacacaAGACAATCTAAAACTACAATAGAAAGAGTGTGTTTTCAATGGAAACTCTATTTGTCAGAGAtagggatttctttttttgtttaggATTAATTGACTTTAAGAAATGTCTCCCATGATGCTCCCCAGGTGGCGCTGTACAGCATGTACGTGGCCTGCATGGCCTTCCACGCCAAAGTGAGTGACCCCTTCATCGGCGGGACCTACATGACGCTGCTGAACACCGTCACCAACCTGGGGGGAAACTGGCCCTCCACCGTGGCTCTGTGGATGGTGGACCCCCTCACCTCTAAGGAGTGTCAGGGTGCAGTGGGGCAGAGCTGTGGCTCTCCGGAGGAGGTGGGGGTGAGTAAAAGAAGacaaggggggagggagggggttaCAGTCTGCACAGTGGTGTTGTTACTTGTGGTCCTGTGTCTTTTTCTCCTCCAGAAGATCTGCCCAGTTGTGCTGCAACAAGTTGCCCCCATTTAATCCCTTATTTAATCCCAATGGGGTTTACAAAATTCCTCCAGCAACCCAAATACACCAAAGACGGCTTAAAGACATTCAAACGTATAACATTTATCACctacaaacaatacaaatcctAGGCTGAGATGCAGAAACACTTCAAAATTCAGCTCCTAGGTCTTTTCCTGACCACTTTTCCTATACCCCTGTGAGAAATGTCACGGTTAAGAAAATATGTGAAGGAGAATTCATCACGACTCATTTATTGTGATGGGACAGAGGATGTTAAGGAGTCTGCCGTAGGGACTCTACAAGTCTCCGTACAGCAGACTACTATAAGACATCGAGATACTTCCCCCTGTATCAccattcaaacatgttgaaatgCTGAAACCTAGagacttccgggtcatttcactcagtTGGGAACCTTCCTGAGCAACCTAGCAGTCCCCACACGGCGTGCACATCGTTGCAGGAAGTCAGAACACCTGTGCAGATCTCCTGGAGGCACAGGAACAAATACAGGTGTGTTTAATTAGACTTGACTAATCGATTCCTTTGTCCCTGTTTCTCCCTCCAGCTGTGCGTTAAGGAGGGCGGAGCTTGTGTGACGGCATTGGACGGTTACTACGTGGAGTCGGTGGTGTGCGTAGTGATCGGTTTAGTCTGGTGGGTGTGGTTAGGGAAGAAGATGAAGCGGCTGCAGGAACAGAGCCCCGCCGCATGGAGGTGCAGATCAAACCACTGATGACACTCATCATCCGGACTTCTGACTCCTCCTTTCTCGCACAGCTTAACGGTGGACATGTTGTTCCACTCTCGTCCATCCTGTTTACTCCCCGTTCCAGCCACCTTCCACCTTCACGTGCATTCATCTGATGAAAGATATTATCGTCTCTCTAGAGGTAAACATCCTTCTCATCATTACTCCAGAGAAGAGAAGTGATACATGCTAGCTACaacgttttatttttcatcctgAATCTTTACTTTGCTGCTTCAAACAGCCTTACCAAACGAGAGCTGAGTCAAAGAGCGTGTTCACATCTATTTCtgggtttgtttttatcatcttGGATAGCCAGTGTGTGGCTCGAAATGTTAGCCAAaaaatcttgaatcttgagACCCCTCCACGAAAACAAATACCATTAGTTAACAAAGCACTTCAGAATCTTGTTCCCAGCATTGAATCTGTATTACAGCGATACTAAAGGGAACCGACACATACACATGT includes the following:
- the slc33a1 gene encoding acetyl-coenzyme A transporter 1; translation: MEHSNFMTHKNGRQRKAAGVAPSSVSMTDMDRVEMSSPEPELEGETEGLIRWSDTENRRPTVQPGVRGELGNVMLLLFLYVLQGIPLGLAGSIPLILQSKSVSYKDQAFFSFVFWPFSLKLLWAPLVDALYFSRFGRRKSWLVPTQYLLGLFMIYLSMTVNSLLQSEGGPKVLTLTAVFFMLAFLAATQDIAVDGWALTMLSRENVGYASTCNSVGQTAGYFLGNVLFLALESADFCNKYLRAEPKDTGIVTLSDFLFFWGIVFLVSTTLVAIMKRENGQDRGTRKVQEKTQGVMETYKLLFSIIKMPTVFTFCALLLTAKMGFSAADAVTGLKLVEAGVPKEQLALLAVPMVPLQILLPVIISKYTAGPRPLDVFYKAFPFRLLIGLWYAMLVWLTPSFKQDGGFPVYYYAIVLLSYALHQVALYSMYVACMAFHAKVSDPFIGGTYMTLLNTVTNLGGNWPSTVALWMVDPLTSKECQGAVGQSCGSPEEVGLCVKEGGACVTALDGYYVESVVCVVIGLVWWVWLGKKMKRLQEQSPAAWRCRSNH